One genomic region from Kwoniella dejecticola CBS 10117 chromosome 1, complete sequence encodes:
- a CDS encoding dephospho-CoA kinase yields the protein MLIVGLTGGIASGKSTVSKILSEKHWIPIIDADLIAREVIEPGTKGFELVVNHFGRDRVCRRRESTKDRDDDASASASGTEWLLDRAALGEIIFNDPSERRFLNSIIHPRVKKEILNRTIKYWLTGHWCVILDVPLLIEAGMWRWVGEVVVVYVNEKLQLSRLISRPPLGDSNAAPLTESQAKARISSQMSLGEKLDYSTFVLDNSGSIGDLNVQIDKLVQRWKVSQGGNYFGWWWRLCWVVPPVGLAAGTMVLLGRWLKISKMKKRKNAPRRRGRGEVDGRYRNNEQIELREMNGRPGGRRRMGESVGGGSTGESILDE from the exons ATGCTAA TCGTCGGTCTAACAGGCGGGATTGCCTCAG GCAAATCAACAGTCTCCAAGATATTATCTGAGAAACACTGGATACCAATCATAGATGCCGACCTGATCGCTCGAGAAGTCATTGAACCGGGTACCAAGGGGTTCGAATTGGTCGTTAATCATTTTGGACGAGATAGAGTGTGTAGGCGGCGCGAATCAACCAAAGAcagagacgatgatgcaagtgcaagtgcaagtgggACAGAATGGTTATTGGACAGAGCAGCATTAGGagaaatcatcttcaatgATCCGTCCGAAAGGAGATTCCTCAATTCGATCATACATCCCCGAGTGAAAAAAGAAATATTGAATAGGACGATCAAGTATTGGTTGACCGGACACTGGTGTGTGATACTGGATGTACCGCTGTTGATTGAGGCGGGGATGTGGAGGTGGGTCGGGGAGGTCGTAGTAGTCTATGT CAACGAGAAGCTCCAATTATCGCGACTCATCTCGCGTCCCCCGCTAGGCGACAGCAACGCTGCACCATTGACGGAATCCcaggcgaaggcgaggatCTCGTCCCAGATGTCGTTGGGGGAGAAGCTCGACTATTCGACCTTCGTCCTTGACAACTCCGGCTCGATAGGAGATCTGAATGTACAAATCGACAAATTGGTTCAGAGGTGGAAAGTGTCCCAAGGGGGAAATTACTTTGGATGGTGGTGGAGATTATGTTGGGTGGTCCCGCCTGTCGGGCTGGCGGCTGGGACGATGGTTCTCTTGGGGAGATGGTTGAAAATCAgtaagatgaagaagaggaaaaatGCCCCAAGGCGCAGGGGCAGAGGTGAGGTCGATGGAAGATATAGGAATAACGAGCAGATAGAGCTCAGGGAAATGAATGGACGACCGGGAGGCAGGAGACGCATGGGTGAAagtgttggaggaggaagtacGGGAGAAAGTATACTGGATGAGTAG
- a CDS encoding dihydropteroate synthase gives MPPRDSVNLESLSIHLPNGLGPSAFNLSPPPACPITLNISMRLIASSIRDTAEGDSMSGLGVNYSVVCKQIYALAACPGRNWSGPWELMWELSRIPLSLPDVEDVTVEVVMPKALLHADSAVYRAVYTKQTDAGSSMNAAKAGVETQSKGPDSEENNTTRRCEIRDLKTECIIGLHPHERSEKQRLELDISVEGVDWKEWKHKEFADAVYDFVTMSAYGTIESLIHALGSHLFELPILRNSHNNSRNKNTYYQPSISITIRKPSAIPYAVPSITIQRTAADYPSGSASASASAPASAPDLRYSEGRKRVFIAVGSNIGDRVANIHRAIKELESSGCEIVGTSRLYESEPMYVEDQDRFINGAIELYTSLEPLELLRLLKRTEKSVGRKKTFTNGPRVIDLDLIFYGDEQIMIGERGDKPDEDGVGWLECPHRSLGEREFVLRPLADIAPNLVHPSLRQTNHQLLSRLPSTSPPPLQPIIPFSGPSKPLRLSSPAIPYVMAIFNATPDSFSDGDSSRTDPEQAIKAVEKLFADENRSPDILDIGGMSTRPNSDPCTEEEEVNRVIPLIQAIRSSPNPRLRTVAISIDTYRASVARLAVQAGANCINDVRGGSEPGMLEVMAETNVPVVLMHSKGDSKTMTSAQMTDYSSYEGGVVEGVRTELREMVDRALKKGVKRWNIILDPGLGFAKTQQDNVVLLKSIRELIEGADSPLKGYPMLVGGSRKGFVGKIISRQIASERSFGDAALNSYAVHTGVVDVLRVHQVGEAKDAINMSVAIRDA, from the exons ATGCCCCCTCGAGACAGCGTCAACCTCGAATCACTTTCTATCCACCTTCCTAACGGCCTCGGTCCATCCGCATTCAACCTctcccctcctccagcatGTCCCATCACACTCAACATCTCCATGCGTCTGATCGCGTCCTCTATACGAGATACAGCCGAGGGCGACTCGATGAGCGGTCTAGGAGTCAATTATTCGGTGGTGTGTAAACAGATATATGCCCTTGCTGCTTGTCCCGGACGCAATTGGTCGGGACCTTGGGAACTCATGTGGGAATTATCGAGGATACCACTTTCTCTGCCGGACGTAGAAGATGTAACGGTGGAGGTTGTCATGCCCAAAGCTCTGTTGCATGCTGATTCGGCGGTGTATCGAGCGGTCTACACCAAGCAGACGGATGCAGGGTCAAGTATGAACGCTGCAAAGGCAGGTGTGGAAACGCAATCCAAAGGACCGGATTCAGAGGAGAACAACACAACTAGGAGATGCGAAATTAGAGATCTGAAGACAGAGTGTATCATCGGGCTACATCCTCATGAGCGCTCGGAGAAACAACGCTTGGAATTGGATATCAGTGTAGAAGGTGTGGACTGGAAGGAGTGGAAACATAAGGAATTTGCTGATGCAGTGTACGAC TTCGTGACGATGTCAGCGTATGGAACGATCGAATCACTCATACATGCTCTCGGATCACACTTGTTCGAACTCCCGATACTACGCAATAGCCATAACAATAGCAGGAACAAGAACACGTATTACCAACCTTCGATATCTATCACTATACGTAAACCGTCTGCTATACCTTATGCTGTACCCAGTATAACCATCCAGAGGACAGCGGCAGATTATCCTTCTGGCtctgcctcagcttcagcctcggCCCCGGCTTCGGCACCAGACTTGAGGTACTCCGAAGGAAGGAAACGAGTGTTCATAGCTGTAGGATCGAACATAGGAGATAGGGTCGCAAATATACATAGGGCTATCAAGGAGTTGGAGTCAAGTGGCTGTGAGATAGTAGGGACGAGTCGGCTGTATGAGAGTGAACCGATGTATGTGGAAGACCAAGATAGGTTCATCAATGGTgcgatcgag CTGTATACATCACTTGAACCCCTCGAGCTATTGCGGCTCCTGAAACGGACCGAGAAATCCGTGGGTCGTAAGAAGACTTTCACGAATGGTCCGCGTGTCATCGATCTGGATTTGATATTCTACGGAGATGAGCAAATCATGATTGGTGAGCGAGGGGATAAGCCCGATGAGGACGGTGTAGGATGGCTGGAATGTCCACATCGAAGTCTGGGAGAACGGGAATTCGTCCTTAGACCATTGGCCGA TATCGCTCCCAATCTTGTTCATCCCTCCTTGCGCCAGACTAATCATCAACTCCTCTCAAGACTCCCTTCCACCTCGCCACCGCCCTTACAACCTATCATACCATTCTCTGGCCCATCGAAACCCCTACGCCTATCATCGCCCGCCATACCATACGTGATGGCAATTTTCAACGCTACTCCAGACTCATTCTCTGACGGCGACTCTTCGCGCACGGACCCGGAGCAGGCCATCAAAGCGGTTGAGAAGCTTTTTGCAGATGAGAACAGATCCCCAGATATCCTAGATATAGGGGGAATGTCGACTCGACCGAATTCTGATCCTTgtacagaggaagaagaggtcaacCGCGTAATTCCGCTCATTCAGGCTATACGGTCCTCCCCAAACCCCAGGCTCAGGACGGTGGCGATATCGATTGACACTTACCGAGCGAGCGTGGCCAGATTGGCCGTGCAAGCTGGTGCGAACTGCATCAATGATGTTCGGGGCGGAAGCGAACCTGGGATGCTGGAGGTCATGGCTGAGACAAACGTTCCTGTGGTGTTGATGCATTCAAAGGGAGATTCAAAGACTATGACCTCAGCGCAGATGACTGATTACTCGTCATACGAAGGAGGCGTCGTCGAGGGAGTCCGAACGGAGTTGAGGGAGATGGTTGATCGAGCGTTGAAAAAGGGGGTGAAAAGGTGGAATATCATTTTGGATCCTGGACTGGGATTCGCTAAGACCCAACAAGATAATGTGGTACTTCTCAAGAGTATTAGAGAATTGATTGAGGGTGCTGATTCGCCCTTGAAAGGATACCCGATGTTGGTTGGAGGCAGTCGGAAGGGATTTGTGGGTAAGATCATTAGTCGACAGATAGCCTCAGAACGATCGTTTGGAGATGCGGCGTTGAACTCGTACGCTGTACATACGGGCGTGGTAGATGTTCTGAGGGTACATCAAGTGGGGGAAGCGAAGGACGCTATCAATATGTCGGTGGCCATCAGAGATGCCTAG
- a CDS encoding dihydroxyacetone kinase, with protein sequence MAPQHKHLLNNPATLVVDSLKGLVNNNPNIKFDEGQRVIYTPPTKPRVALLSGGGSGHEPAHAGFVGQGLLDAAVCGNIFASPNVAQVRRGVSLVTGEKGALIVVMNYTGDALHFGLAAEQHKASGAPGDVRVLLVQDDVAVSREQGTIVGRRGLAGTILVYKIASALSDAGSDLDAVEDVAKYVTSRLGTIGVGLDHCHVPGTQPGDAHLKESQIELGMGIHNENGTHKLELPTIAELVDTMLFKITNTNDPERSYVPFKNDGSDEVVLLVNNLGAISELEIGGITGEATKWLQKKNIKVRRVLSGTYMTSLNMPGFSLTLLLLPSKSESGSPYSSAQILEYLDAPASAPGWAWTSGKEPGVVGEKVEEVVAEKKGKEVDLAPTDQKEFISAIQRACKALILAEPELTEQDQIAGDGDAGLTLEAGAKAVLKAIDTGKLKGENIIEDIGVIAETVEEDMGGTSGALYSIFFAGLGKALRDAANAGNKQTTPQVWSGAAESALTTLYKYTRARPPSRTLVDPLEAFITSLSSKGLNASAEDAKTAAEKTKELVAKAGRGAYVNQEDLKKREVPDPGAWGIWRIVDGLRGFEA encoded by the exons ATGGCCCCTCAAC ACAAACATCTGCTCAACAACCCAGCTACCCTCGTGGTGGACTCGCTCAAGGGCTTGGTCAACAATAACCCGAATATCAAATTCGACGAGGGACAACGGG TGATCTACACCCCTCCCACTAAACCTAGAGTCGCCCTACTTTCAGGCGGTGGATCAGGGCACGAGCCCGCCCACGCCGGCTTCGTCGGCCAAGGTCTGCTCGACGCAGCAGTATGCGGGAACATCTTTGCTTCGCCCAATGTTGCGCAGGTCCGAAGAGGTGTCTCGCTAGTCACGGGCGAAAAAGGAGCTTTGATCGTAGTTATGAATTATACCGGAGATGCCCTGCATTTCGGACTGGCTGCAGAACAACATAAAGCCTCGGGAGCACCGGGAGATGTGAGAGTGTTGTTAGTGCAAGATGATGTGGCTGTTAGTAGGGAACAAGGTACGATCGTgggacgaag AGGTCTCGCGGGTACCATTCTAGTCTACAAAATTGCATCTGCACTTTCCGACGCCGGATCCGACCTGGACGCCGTGGAGGACGTCGCTAAATACGTCACCTCGAGATTGGGTACGATCGGTGTCGGTCTTGACCACTGTCAC GTCCCAGGCACTCAACCTGGAGATGCCCACTTGAAAGAATCGCAAATCGAGCTGGGTATGGGTATCCACAACGAAAACGGTACCCACAAGCTCGAGTTGCCCACTATCGCCGAATTAGTCGATACCATGTTATTCAAGATCACCAACACTAACGACCCCGAGCGATCTTACGTCCCATTCAAGAACGACGGGTCGGACGAGGTCGTCTTGCTCGTGAATAACCTGGGGGCTATCAGTGAATTGGAGATTGGCGGTATCACaggtgaag CCACAAAATGGTTACAAAAGAAGAACATCAAAGTCCGAAGAGTACTCTCTGGAACATATATGACTTCCCTTAACATGCCTGGATTCTCCCTCACCCTCTTGCTCCTTCCTTCGAAATCCGAATCTGGCTCCCCTTACTCGTCTGCGCAAATCTTGGAATACTTGGATGCCCCCGCGAGCGCACCCGGATGGGCTTGGACCTCGGGCAAAGAGCCCGGAGTCGTTGGTGAGAAAGTCGAGGAGGTCGtcgctgagaagaagggtaaagaagtTGATCTTGCTC CTACTGACCAGAAAGAATTCATCTCTGCGATCCAACGAGCATGTAAAGCCCTCATCCTCGCCGAACCTGAATTGACAGAGCAAGACCAAATTGCCGGTGACGGTGATGCCGGTCTGACGTTGGAAGCGGGAGCCAAAGCCGTCTTGAAGGCTATCGACACTGGCAAATTGAAGGGGGAGAATATCATCGAGGACATCGGTGTGATCGCTGAGACAGTAGAAGAAGATATGGGCGGTACTTCCGGAGCACTCtattccatcttcttcgctggtCTAGGTAAAGCCCTCAGAGACGCTGCGAACGCCGGTAACAAACAGACTACTCCGCAAGTCTGGAGTGGGGCTGCCGAGTCTGCTTTGACTACTTTGTACAAAT ACACTCGAGCTAGACCACCTTCCCGAACCCTCGTCGACCCGTTGGAAGCATTCATAACCTCCCTCTCGTCGAAGGGACTCAACGCCTCGGCGGAGGACGCCAAGACGGCAGctgagaagacgaaagagcTCGTCGCCAAGGCCGGACGGGGTGCTTATGTCAACCAGGAAGACCTGAAGAAAAGGGAAGTGCCCGATCCGGGAGCTTGGGGTATCTGGAGGATCGTCGATGGTCTCAGGGGCTTCGAAGCTTAG
- a CDS encoding dihydroorotate dehydrogenase (fumarate) yields the protein MSRPQFISLRCPLLSSSRRIPTPKYLRQIPSVRHASTAPSAPRRFISSTLFVAGGVLLVAYYYDSRSLLHEHVVMPLVRLGSDPEQGHKLAIRLLSMDKWARPRDMGVDDASLQTELFGQTITNPIGIAAGFDKDADAIDGLFDLGFGYVEVGSVTPEPQPGNPKPRFFRLEEDAAAINRYGFNSLGHGHTLAQLRSRLVSFAKSHPSLFPSPLPLNPLPPAGIPRSLRPGQLLAVNLGKNKTSPADSNEDYIKGVKLLGPYADVIVINVSSPNTPGLRALQGREILKGLLSDVVKTRNDLKHQSGLPKIAVKVASDLSEDELADVAYAVRSSGVEGVIVSNTTIRRKELNLTSAYQDEVGGLSGKPLFPYALDSIKTLRPLLPPSIPLIGCGGVSTGEDALKMAQAGASLVQVYTSFGYRGVGTPRLIKDEITSTLSPTNSRWTSEIGKTWGNANMGWDENRLKNDAEHLKNEAKNLGDLLNRINEKEDLQTLIAQAESALGLGKGKDASTPTSTSGNDTGARDNLAGAQPGSEATSALEGSGVTRGLLEAGREQNIQTQPASAPERLIENTGNSAAPPSDGENAGASSIQEALSSTPVAVDLTPRVIVDRPVVPEVIVNERDNEWTQSVRSGQRRLV from the exons ATGTCCCGACCCCAATTCATCTCTCTCCGTTGTCCTCTCCTATCTTCTTCACGCCGAATCCCCACACCTAAATACCTTCGACAAATTCCATCGGTCCGACATGCTTCTACCGCCCCTTCCGCCCCAAGACGATTTATCTCTTCGACTCTATTCGTAGCTGGCGGTGTCCTTCTCGTCGCATATTACTACGACTCCAGATCTTTGCTACATGAGCACGTTGTTATGCCTCTGGTCAGGCTCGGATCCGATCCTGAACAAGGACACAAGTTGGCTATACGTTTACTGAGTATGGATAAATGGGCTAGACCAAGGGATATGGGTGTGGATGATGCCAGTCTACAAACTGAA CTCTTCGGCCAGACAATCACTAATCCCATCGGTATAGCTGCTGGGTTCGATAAAGACGCAGATGCGATTGATGGTCTCTTTGACCTGGGATTTGGATATGTAGAAGTAGGAAGCGTCACTCCTGAGCcgcag CCCGGCAACCCGAAACCTAGGTTCTtcagattggaagaagacgcGGCCGCTATAAATCGTTACGGCTTCAACTCCCTCGGACACGGCCATACCCTTGCCCAACTCCGAAGTCGTCTGGTCTCATTCGCTAAATCACACCCGTCTCTGTTCCCCTCGCCTTTACCTCTCAACCCCCTTCCTCCAGCGGGCATACCGAGATCCTTACGTCCAGGCCAGTTGCTCGCCGTCAACTTGGGCAAGAACAAAACTTCACCCGCTGACTCGAATGAAGATTATATCAAGGGAGTAAAATTATTGGGACCGTATGCGGACGTTATCGTGATCAACGTATCCAGTCCGAATACACCTGGTTTACGCGCTCTACAAGGCAGAGAGATCTTGAAGGGGTTGTTGTCGGATGTGGTCAAGACCAGGAACGATTTGAAACATCAGAGCGGTCTGCCGAAGATCGCTGTGAAGGTAGCGAGTGATCTGAGCGAAGACGAGTTGGCCGATGTAGCGTACGCCGTGAGGTCTAGTGGGGTAGAGGGAGTCATCGTTAGTAACACGACCATACGGAGGAAAGAGCTCAATCTGACTTCGG CCTACCAAGACGAAGTCGGCGGGCTATCTGGCAAGCCGCTCTTCCCTTACGCCCTCGACTCAATCAAAACCCTCAGACCACTCTTGCCCCCCTCCATCCCTTTGATAGGCTGCGGCGGCGTTTCCACCGGAGAAGACGCCCTGAAAATGGCTCAGGCAGGCGCGTCGCTGGTCCAAGTATACACGTCTTTCGGGTATCGCGGAGTGGGAACACCCAGATTGATCAAGGATGAGATCACTTCCACGCTCTCTCCTACAAATTCTAGGTGGACGAGTGAGATCGGAAAAACTTGGGGAAATGCGAATATGGGATGGGACGAGAATCGTCTCAAAAACGATGCTGAACACCTCAAGAATGAAGCTAAGAATTTGGGAGACTTGTTGAATAGaatcaacgagaaagaagatttgCAAACCCTAATTGCGCAAGCGGAGTCAGCATTAGGGCTtgggaaaggcaaagacgcTTCAACTCCTACTTCAACTTCGGGGAATGATACTGGAGCGCGAGATAATTTGGCTGGAGCTCAACCTGGCTCAGAAGCTACTTCAGCATTAGAAGGATCTGGGGTTACTAGAGGTCTGCTCGAAGCTGGAAGAGAGCAAAACATCCAAACTCAACCTGCCTCGGCTCCAGAGAGATTGATAGAAAACACAGGGAACAGCGCTGCGCCTCCATCGGACGGAGAGAACGCCGGCGCTTCCTCGATACAAGAAGCGTTATCATCAACTCCTGTCGCTGTTGATCTCACTCCGCGAGTCATTGTAGATCGACCGGTGGTCCCCGAGGTGATTGTGAATGAGAGGGATAATGAGTGGACTCAATCGGTCAGAAGCGGACAGAGGCGGTTGGTATAG